In Carya illinoinensis cultivar Pawnee chromosome 6, C.illinoinensisPawnee_v1, whole genome shotgun sequence, a single genomic region encodes these proteins:
- the LOC122312829 gene encoding luminal-binding protein 5-like, whose translation MGRLKKAMEDAGLENNQIDEIVLVGGSTRIPKVQQLLKDYFDGKEPNKAVNPDEAVAYGASVQGSILSGEGGEETKDILLLLRGSTNP comes from the exons ATGGGACGTCTTAAGAAGGCTATGGAAGATGCCGGTTTGGAGAACAACCAAATTGATGAAATTGTGCTTGTTGGTGGAAGCACTAGGATTCCAAAGGTTCAACAGCTTCTTAAGGACTATTTTGATGGAAAGGAACCGAACAAAGCTGTGAACCCAGATGAGGCAGTTGCTTATGGTGCTTCTGTACAAGGAAGCATATTGAGTGGAGAGGGTGGTGAAGAAACTAAAG ATATCCTTCTCTTGTTACGTGGCTCCACTAATCCTTAG